In the genome of Myroides phaeus, one region contains:
- a CDS encoding SDR family NAD(P)-dependent oxidoreductase, with protein MKNKSYLIYGVSKGLGRAIAHGLPKDNDIVYGVSRSKPADAKDNLVWVPADLSQPETAVKAVAEVLQEKQLDYLIYNVGIWEQMAFTAEFDVEQCSDAELINLIQTNVTSCILALKAFVKNLRLSSNAKIVLIGSTWGLDNHNGKEVAFSASKFALRGIVHSMRETLRQDNIGITVLNLGYLATEYDYTVDSDIIVEENQASLIPLSDVLQAIKFVLSTSKASCVKEINMPAMQDMNV; from the coding sequence ATGAAAAACAAGAGTTATTTAATATATGGAGTTAGCAAAGGCTTAGGTCGCGCTATTGCCCACGGCTTGCCAAAAGACAACGACATTGTGTACGGTGTTTCAAGAAGTAAACCAGCAGATGCAAAAGACAATTTAGTGTGGGTTCCCGCTGATTTGAGTCAACCCGAAACAGCCGTTAAAGCGGTTGCTGAGGTGTTACAAGAAAAGCAGTTAGACTACCTTATTTACAATGTAGGAATATGGGAGCAGATGGCATTTACAGCCGAATTTGACGTAGAGCAATGCAGTGATGCGGAGTTAATCAACCTTATTCAAACCAACGTAACCTCGTGTATCTTGGCATTGAAAGCCTTTGTCAAGAACCTACGCTTATCGTCAAATGCTAAAATTGTATTGATTGGTTCCACTTGGGGCTTAGACAATCACAACGGAAAAGAAGTAGCCTTTTCAGCATCTAAGTTTGCTTTGAGGGGAATTGTACATTCGATGCGTGAGACTTTGCGTCAAGACAATATTGGTATTACCGTTTTAAACTTAGGGTATTTAGCAACGGAATATGACTATACCGTTGATTCCGATATAATTGTAGAAGAAAACCAAGCGAGTTTAATACCTTTAAGCGATGTTTTACAAGCAATAAAGTTTGTTTTGAGTACATCTAAAGCAAGTTGCGTAAAAGAAATCAATATGCCTGCTATGCAGGATATGAACGTATAA
- a CDS encoding PLP-dependent aminotransferase family protein has protein sequence MSSPVKIPYQSFIQIDRNSSTPIYMQIANQFSNAIQRDFLPKGTKLPGSRLLAELLSVNRNTIVAVYDELTAQGWVETKPNKGTFIIEKEADKPMRFTDDEASYLQTYPSSPGYDFNKSNLLDTPYEHSHSDFLFNDGLPDTRIIQIEQLSSYYSANLKRKSNQKKLRHANYEGNDAFKKSMANYLNLSRGLHVSKDNILITRSTEMSIYVACEVLLNQGDNVIVANLSYFSSNMTFQKAGAKILTVPIDKEGIDANAVENMCKKHKIRMLYLTPHHHYPTTVTLSAQRRVQLLQLANKYGFIILEDDYDYDFHYDKSPVLPLASVDTNGMVVYIGSFGKSLAPSFQTGFIVAPESVLVEMQKHLRLIDRQGDVLMEQVLGELIEEGEIFRSLKKSIKIYKERRDTFCDLLHQYFGEDVQFDIPSGGLAVWTEWKKPLNLLQLSKKCLQNNLLIPKTLLYQNRELTAMRLGFGHLTKEEMAQSLDILYHVMNE, from the coding sequence ATGAGTAGTCCAGTTAAAATTCCTTATCAGAGCTTTATTCAAATAGACCGCAATTCAAGCACGCCTATTTATATGCAGATTGCCAACCAGTTTAGCAATGCCATTCAACGCGATTTTTTGCCAAAGGGAACTAAACTTCCTGGTTCGAGATTATTGGCTGAATTACTATCGGTTAACCGCAATACTATTGTAGCGGTTTACGATGAACTAACAGCACAGGGTTGGGTAGAAACGAAGCCGAATAAGGGTACGTTTATCATTGAAAAAGAAGCAGACAAACCGATGCGTTTTACTGATGATGAGGCGAGTTATTTACAAACTTATCCCTCTTCTCCTGGCTATGATTTTAACAAGAGTAATTTACTGGATACTCCGTATGAACATAGCCATAGCGACTTTCTTTTTAACGATGGGTTACCTGATACGCGCATTATTCAAATCGAACAGTTATCGTCGTATTACAGCGCCAATTTAAAGCGAAAAAGCAACCAAAAAAAGCTGAGACACGCTAATTATGAGGGTAATGACGCGTTTAAAAAGAGTATGGCTAACTACTTGAATTTGTCCCGTGGACTACACGTAAGCAAGGATAATATATTGATTACGCGAAGTACTGAAATGAGTATTTACGTGGCTTGTGAGGTACTTTTAAATCAAGGCGACAATGTTATTGTGGCTAATTTGAGCTACTTTTCAAGCAATATGACTTTTCAAAAGGCGGGGGCAAAAATACTGACAGTGCCAATTGATAAAGAGGGAATTGATGCTAATGCGGTGGAAAATATGTGTAAAAAACACAAAATACGCATGTTATACTTAACACCACACCACCATTACCCTACTACGGTTACTTTGAGTGCCCAAAGACGTGTACAGCTATTGCAATTGGCTAATAAATATGGCTTTATCATCTTAGAAGACGACTATGATTACGACTTTCACTATGATAAGAGTCCGGTTTTACCACTGGCAAGTGTAGACACAAATGGAATGGTCGTTTATATTGGTTCGTTTGGTAAATCATTGGCTCCAAGTTTTCAAACGGGGTTTATTGTTGCCCCAGAAAGTGTGTTGGTAGAAATGCAAAAACACTTGCGACTTATAGATCGACAAGGGGATGTTTTAATGGAACAGGTATTGGGAGAACTGATTGAAGAAGGGGAAATATTCCGCTCTCTCAAAAAATCTATAAAAATTTACAAGGAAAGACGTGACACTTTTTGCGACTTATTGCATCAATATTTTGGGGAGGATGTGCAATTTGACATTCCCTCTGGGGGATTAGCAGTGTGGACAGAATGGAAAAAGCCGTTAAATCTATTGCAGTTGAGCAAAAAGTGCTTGCAAAACAACCTGCTTATTCCAAAAACACTCTTGTATCAAAATCGCGAATTGACTGCTATGCGACTTGGCTTCGGACATTTAACGAAGGAAGAAATGGCACAGAGTTTGGATATACTATATCACGTGATGAATGAGTAG
- a CDS encoding Bor family protein, which yields MKKTTKFLALALLAVSMTSCYTGRVAVGSTDINDPVYKVNTVKNHALIAGLVPLNDGHKASQFVKENPNYIVKHQMSFVDGLLGFITFGIYTPTTTTFYLPAK from the coding sequence ATGAAAAAAACTACTAAATTTTTAGCCTTAGCTTTATTAGCTGTATCAATGACATCTTGTTATACTGGAAGAGTAGCTGTTGGAAGTACAGATATTAATGACCCAGTTTATAAAGTGAACACTGTAAAAAATCATGCTTTAATTGCAGGATTAGTTCCTTTAAATGATGGACATAAAGCTAGTCAATTTGTAAAAGAGAATCCTAATTATATTGTTAAACATCAGATGAGCTTTGTTGATGGATTATTAGGTTTCATTACTTTTGGAATTTACACTCCAACTACAACTACATTTTATTTGCCTGCTAAATAA